A window of the Haloarcula litorea genome harbors these coding sequences:
- a CDS encoding cupin domain-containing protein: protein MSYTKCTYADTDPVAGAMHFLRDPLDCENVGVTIVDCEPGWTGKPHDHGDNGQEEVYVLVDGAATVTVGGEAVEMTAGDALRIDSASTRQIRNGETESQFVLVGAS from the coding sequence GTGAGCTACACGAAGTGTACGTACGCGGACACCGATCCGGTGGCGGGGGCGATGCACTTCCTCCGTGACCCGCTGGACTGCGAGAACGTCGGCGTCACGATCGTCGACTGTGAACCGGGCTGGACGGGCAAACCCCACGATCACGGGGACAACGGACAGGAGGAGGTCTACGTGCTCGTCGACGGCGCGGCGACGGTCACGGTCGGCGGCGAGGCGGTGGAGATGACGGCCGGCGACGCGCTACGGATCGACTCCGCGTCGACCCGACAGATACGGAACGGCGAGACGGAGAGCCAGTTCGTGCTGGTGGGTGCGAGCTAG